From the Oncorhynchus nerka isolate Pitt River linkage group LG28, Oner_Uvic_2.0, whole genome shotgun sequence genome, one window contains:
- the ogfod1 gene encoding prolyl 3-hydroxylase OGFOD1 isoform X2 — MNAKRQRDSENAEKGKKRNKREERAELSALLEDEDVKRGVKEAWSQRAQYSHGDLELDCHPFPHLLIRNFIQGDSFTENLQRELLDLNFHEKSNDLYKFNQSDDLKKRKEPHITGLRAALFGLFRSWLGEVLGVELEPIVDVSCAKYQYTDVLLCHDDELEGRRVAFILYLVPPWESSDGGTLDLFSTDDHFQPHSVVKSLVPSWNTLILFEVSPVSFHQETLLLEWLNPLYLDVDYQSQVQQEFEDSSEIQLKNFLKEEKFKEVSEALRLTDVQWTKQGPPNRRCYEVASLESFPQCVSACWELLCSEAFFLLLSNFTGLRLHYLSPSDEDEEEEKDQEDEEEGEATGSSGDTPSANKNNKEPSTPVCVGELRRWAHGDYTLLHDGDASKAEYALDLLLPLSCPDWQTEFGGFTSYIANEEDEELLMVYPEENSLALVYRDKETLKFVKHINHRSSTLPIGDSCRRAVYDFSFVYYE, encoded by the exons ATGAATGCTAAACGACAGCGAGATAGCGAGAATGCCGAGAAAGGAAAGAAGAGAAATAAACGCGAAGAGAGAGCAGAACTTTCTGCACTACTCGAGGACGAAGATGTGAAGAGGGGAGTGAAGGAAGCATGGTCGCAGCGAGCGCAGTACTCTCATG GGGACCTGGAGCTGGACTGCCACCCTTTCCCTCACTTGCTCATCAGGAACTTCATCCAGGGTGACAGCTTTACAGAGAACCTACAGAGGGAGCTTCTGGACCTCAACTTCCATGAGAAGTCCAACGACCTGTACAAATTTAATCAG TCAGACGACCTGAAAAAGAGAAAAGAGCCTCACATCACAGGTTTGAG GGCAGCACTATTTGGGCTGTTTCGATCCTGGCTGGGGGAAGTGTTGGGGGTAGAACTGGAGCCCATAGTGGATGTTTCCTGTGCCAAGTACCAATACACTG ATGTTCTGTTGTGTCATGATGATGAGTTGGAGGGGAGGCGTGTTGCCTTTATCCTCTACCTTGTCCCTCCATGGGAGAGCAGCGATGGAGGAACCCTGGATCTCTTCAGCACAGATG aTCACTTCCAGCCCCATAGTGTGGTGAAGTCTCTGGTGCCCAGCTGGAACACTCTGATTCTCTTTGAGGTTTCACCCGTCTCCTTCCACCAG gagacactgctgctagagtgGCTGAATCCACTGTATCTGGATGTTGACTACCAGTCACAGGTTCAGCAAGAGTTTGAGGACAGCTCTGAGATCCAGCTCAAGAATTTCCTCAAA gaggAGAAGTTTAAGGAGGTGAGTGAAGCATTGCGATTGACTGATGTCCAGTGGACCAAGCAAGGTCCTCCCAAcaggag ATGTTATGAAGTGGCTTCGTTAGAGTCCTTCCCCCAGTGTGtgagtgcatgctgggagttgCTGTGCTCGGAGGCGTTCTTCCTGCTTCTGTCCAACTTCACTGGCCTGAGACTGCACTACCTCAGCCCTAGTGACGAagacgaggaggaagagaaggaccaagaagatgaggaagagggagaagccACAGGGTCATCTGGGGACACACCATCAGCTAATAAGAATAACAAAG AGCCGAGCACACCGGTGTGTGTTGGAGAGCTGCGTCGCTGGGCTCACGGGGACTACACACTACTGCACGATGGAGACGCATCGAAAGCGGAGTACGCCCTTGACCTACTGCTGCCCCTGAGCTGTCCTG ACTGGCAGACCGAGTTTGGGGGCTTCACCTCTTACATTGCTaatgaagaggatgaggag CTCCTGATGGTGTATCCAGAGGAGAACTCCCTGGCTCTTGTCTACAGGGACAAAGAGACTCTCAAATTTGTCAAACATATCAATCACAGAAGCTCCACTCTACCTATTGGTGATTCTTGTAGGAGAGCAGTTTATGACTTCTCCTTTGTGTATTATGAATGa
- the ogfod1 gene encoding prolyl 3-hydroxylase OGFOD1 isoform X1: MNAKRQRDSENAEKGKKRNKREERAELSALLEDEDVKRGVKEAWSQRAQYSHGDLELDCHPFPHLLIRNFIQGDSFTENLQRELLDLNFHEKSNDLYKFNQSDDLKKRKEPHITGLRAALFGLFRSWLGEVLGVELEPIVDVSCAKYQYTDVLLCHDDELEGRRVAFILYLVPPWESSDGGTLDLFSTDDHFQPHSVVKSLVPSWNTLILFEVSPVSFHQVAEVLSEDKCRLSLSGWFHGPSLERPPRHIEPPFLRSPHLPRDETLLLEWLNPLYLDVDYQSQVQQEFEDSSEIQLKNFLKEEKFKEVSEALRLTDVQWTKQGPPNRRCYEVASLESFPQCVSACWELLCSEAFFLLLSNFTGLRLHYLSPSDEDEEEEKDQEDEEEGEATGSSGDTPSANKNNKEPSTPVCVGELRRWAHGDYTLLHDGDASKAEYALDLLLPLSCPDWQTEFGGFTSYIANEEDEELLMVYPEENSLALVYRDKETLKFVKHINHRSSTLPIGDSCRRAVYDFSFVYYE; encoded by the exons ATGAATGCTAAACGACAGCGAGATAGCGAGAATGCCGAGAAAGGAAAGAAGAGAAATAAACGCGAAGAGAGAGCAGAACTTTCTGCACTACTCGAGGACGAAGATGTGAAGAGGGGAGTGAAGGAAGCATGGTCGCAGCGAGCGCAGTACTCTCATG GGGACCTGGAGCTGGACTGCCACCCTTTCCCTCACTTGCTCATCAGGAACTTCATCCAGGGTGACAGCTTTACAGAGAACCTACAGAGGGAGCTTCTGGACCTCAACTTCCATGAGAAGTCCAACGACCTGTACAAATTTAATCAG TCAGACGACCTGAAAAAGAGAAAAGAGCCTCACATCACAGGTTTGAG GGCAGCACTATTTGGGCTGTTTCGATCCTGGCTGGGGGAAGTGTTGGGGGTAGAACTGGAGCCCATAGTGGATGTTTCCTGTGCCAAGTACCAATACACTG ATGTTCTGTTGTGTCATGATGATGAGTTGGAGGGGAGGCGTGTTGCCTTTATCCTCTACCTTGTCCCTCCATGGGAGAGCAGCGATGGAGGAACCCTGGATCTCTTCAGCACAGATG aTCACTTCCAGCCCCATAGTGTGGTGAAGTCTCTGGTGCCCAGCTGGAACACTCTGATTCTCTTTGAGGTTTCACCCGTCTCCTTCCACCAG gtTGCAGAGGTGTTGTCAGAGGATAAGTGtcgtctctctctgagtggctggTTTCACGGGCCGTCTTTGGAGCGACCCCCTCGTCACATCGAGCCCCCCTTCCTAAGGAGCCCCCACCTTCCcagagat gagacactgctgctagagtgGCTGAATCCACTGTATCTGGATGTTGACTACCAGTCACAGGTTCAGCAAGAGTTTGAGGACAGCTCTGAGATCCAGCTCAAGAATTTCCTCAAA gaggAGAAGTTTAAGGAGGTGAGTGAAGCATTGCGATTGACTGATGTCCAGTGGACCAAGCAAGGTCCTCCCAAcaggag ATGTTATGAAGTGGCTTCGTTAGAGTCCTTCCCCCAGTGTGtgagtgcatgctgggagttgCTGTGCTCGGAGGCGTTCTTCCTGCTTCTGTCCAACTTCACTGGCCTGAGACTGCACTACCTCAGCCCTAGTGACGAagacgaggaggaagagaaggaccaagaagatgaggaagagggagaagccACAGGGTCATCTGGGGACACACCATCAGCTAATAAGAATAACAAAG AGCCGAGCACACCGGTGTGTGTTGGAGAGCTGCGTCGCTGGGCTCACGGGGACTACACACTACTGCACGATGGAGACGCATCGAAAGCGGAGTACGCCCTTGACCTACTGCTGCCCCTGAGCTGTCCTG ACTGGCAGACCGAGTTTGGGGGCTTCACCTCTTACATTGCTaatgaagaggatgaggag CTCCTGATGGTGTATCCAGAGGAGAACTCCCTGGCTCTTGTCTACAGGGACAAAGAGACTCTCAAATTTGTCAAACATATCAATCACAGAAGCTCCACTCTACCTATTGGTGATTCTTGTAGGAGAGCAGTTTATGACTTCTCCTTTGTGTATTATGAATGa